The Planctomycetia bacterium DNA window AGGCCGTGGAGTCGAGCACATGCGCGCCCTTCACCGTGCCTTCGGCCCCGGAGCCGGTGCCGTCCAACGCGCCGGTGAGGCCGAGCATATCGGGCGAAATCACCGTGCAGGCGTCAATCGAGGGATCCGCACGGAACAGGGCCGCGGGGCCTTTCTCGCCGGTCAAGTCATCGGCCCAGACGACGATGATATCGCTCCATTTCAATCCGGCCACGCGTAGGATGTCGTCCAACATGCCAACGTGCGGGCCGTTTTTCTGCAGGCAGATTTTCTTGCCTTTGAGATCGTTGGTTTTCTTTAAGGCTTCGCGCGAGACGAGGTGATCGCCGGCGGACCAGGTGAGTTGCAGGAACACGACCGGCTTCGTGCGCGGATCGTTACCGAGCGCCTCGGAGGCCAGGCCCATCATGCTGAACGTGCCGCGCAGGAAGGGCGTGTCGCCTTGGAGATAGCGTTTCACCTGGCCAACGAAGTCATCGCCGGCGACGAGGTTCAGCTTCAAGCCATGCTGGCCGTAGATGCTGTTGCTGGTCGTGGCGAGGCCGCCGTTGGCGTAGAACGTGGCCACGTCGCCGCCCCACGTGATGTAGGGGACTTCGAGCGTCTTGGCCGCGTTCTGTTTGACCGGCGCGACCTGTACCGCGCCGACGACATCCTTGAATTTTTGCTGCCCCGCGGCGCGATTGGCCAGCAAGGCGATGGCGAACAGACAGAACGAGGAGAGGAACAAGCGTTTCATCGGTGGCCTCAGGCATGCGAAACGGCGCGGACAACCCCCACAATCAGTACCACTCTTGGGGAGGAAAATCAACCTGAACGCCGGGCGGGCGGTGTCCTAACACCGTGGTGCTGGGCGTCCGGCTATAGCGGAATCCGCTTCACGCCGTAGAAGCAGGCGGCGGCGATGGCGCCGTAGGCGAAGGCAACTGGAATTGAATATGGCCTACTTGGGAGGCCGAGAATTACCAGCACTATTGCGGCGATTGCGAACTCCACTCCCAAGACGGCCAGCACGATCCTCGCGAGTCTGCGAAACAGCGTCCCAACATTGATGCGTCGCGGCCCACCACTTGACTCCGGCGACCTGTACGGGTTTTCGTCCATGCTAATCGCCCCATTCGTCGCTTTCTTCCAACGCCGTTGTGGCGCGGTCTTCCGACCGCGCCGCCCGCCCGACTGAAGGTCTCCCATTCCGGTCGTCGGCAAGTCCGCCGTGTCACGGTCGGGAGACCGTGCCACAACAGTTTGACTGTGTGACACAACAGTTTGGCGGCGCCGCAACAGCTTCATGCGACATTCGACCGGCGATCGCCGCCTCGATCAACACGACTCGGCAAACAAATAGACCTCAGCCGCGCGAAGCGCGACTGAGGTCCTGGGAAATCAAAAAACGGCGGGATTCGAACCCGCATCTACCGATCCGCTCCGAGCCTGTCGGAGACAGGCCGGTTGCTCTACCTATTGAGCTACGTACATTGCTCAGCGCAGCCGCGACCCATTTGTTACCGGCGAACCGAAACACCTACTCCGGCAGCCGTGCGTT harbors:
- a CDS encoding ABC transporter substrate-binding protein, with the protein product MKRLFLSSFCLFAIALLANRAAGQQKFKDVVGAVQVAPVKQNAAKTLEVPYITWGGDVATFYANGGLATTSNSIYGQHGLKLNLVAGDDFVGQVKRYLQGDTPFLRGTFSMMGLASEALGNDPRTKPVVFLQLTWSAGDHLVSREALKKTNDLKGKKICLQKNGPHVGMLDDILRVAGLKWSDIIVVWADDLTGEKGPAALFRADPSIDACTVISPDMLGLTGALDGTGSGAEGTVKGAHVLDSTAYLSRSIADVYACRKDFYDANRATVEKFAAGYLKACEEIVPLKKEYDTNGASPKYMEVLKLAQKIYGPAVLPTLEVDAHG